In the genome of Paenarthrobacter ilicis, the window CCGGTTGTAGACGTGCATCAGTTCATGGCCCAGGACCCCGCGGAGCTCCCGGGCATCCAGGAGGTGCAGGATGCCCTCGGTGCAGCAGACAGCGGCGTTCTTCGGGTTGCGCCCCGTGGCGAACGCGTTGGGGGTCATGGTGGGCGAAAGGTAGATCCGGGGCATGGGCTTGTTGGCCCGGACGGACAACTCACGGACTATCTGGTACAGCTGCGGAGCCTGTGCTTCGGTCACAGGATAGGCAGCCATGGACCTTATGGCGATCTTGTCGCTGTTCCAATACCCGTAGGCGGTGGTTCCCACACCAATTAAAGCCATGATCCAGAGGGGGGCGGCACTGCGGGTCCCGGCAGCGATGATGGCACCGAGTCCCAACAGCACGGCCCACAGCACACCGAAGAGTGCTGCGGTTTTGAGTCCATTGTTGTGTCTGTGCACAGTGATCGCTTTCTTCCGCTCCGGCAAGGGTTCTGTACCCATTAACGCCGACGCCGGTCCGGGTGTTCCTCTGGATCTTCAGGGCCGCGCTTTCAGGGCACTGGGTGCTTGGCGTCGTAGGTGACGAATCCTGGCTGCAACCGGGACGCCAGCCAGGCCAAGACCATGCAGAGTATCCCACCGGCCAGCAGGACCCCGCCTTCGCTCAGGAACTGGGTCACGCCACCCGCCAGCATGTCACCCACCCTGGGGCCACCGGCTACCACCACAATGAACACGCCTTGCAACCTTCCGCGCAGGTGGTCCGGGGTGGCCGATTGCAGGATGGTGGTGCGGAAGACTCCACTGACGGAATCGGCGATACCGGCGAGCGCGCAGCAGATGGCGGCGGGCAGCAACCAGGCGGTCACCCCATCCCGGCCACTGTCGCCGGCCAGGAGGACCACCACGCCGAACCCGGCGATCGAGGCTCCCCAGCCCACCACCGACCACACCACTGCGCTGCCTTGCTTGCGCACCCTGCCCAGGGGTCCCGAGAAAAGCCCTGCAAGGAAGGCTCCCACGGCGGTAGCCGCCAGGAGCACGCCCACGGTGGTCTCCCCTCCGCCGATCATCACTGCGCCAATGGCCGGCATCAGCGCCCTGGGTTGCGCGCAGATCATGGCGATGAGGTCGATGATGAACGTCATGCGGACATTGGGGCGCGTCCCCAGGAAACGGAAGCCTTCCACCACGGAGCGCAACCCGGGCCGGACTGCGTCTTTGGAAGGCGGCAGCGGAGGAAGCCGGAAGAGACCCCACAGGGCAAAGGTGAAGCTGATGACATCAATGGTGTAGGTCCAGCCAAAGCCGATGGTGGCCACCAGTACGCCGGCCAGCAGGGGCCCTGCCGTCATGGACAGCCCGAAGGTCAGCATGCTCAGCGCATTGGCGGCAGGGAGCAGCTCTTTGCGGACAAGCAACGGGATGATGGCGCTGCGGGCGGGACCGTTGATTCCCTGGGCGCCGCTTTGGATGGCCACCAAGGCGTAGAGGATCCAGATGTTCCCCAGCCCCAGCCACGCTTGGAGTGCCAGCGCTCCCGTGGTTGCCCAGAGGACCAAGGAGGCAGTAATGGCAACTTTGCGGCGGTCATAGGCATCGGACACGGAACCGCCATAGAGTCCGGCGATCACCAGGGGAACCAGCGCGAAGATCCCCAGCAAACCCACGTAGAAGCTTTCCTCCGTGAGCCGGTAGACCTCAAGGCTCACGGCCACCAGGGTCAACTGGGTTCCCACTGCGGCGACAGAGGCTCCCAACCAGAGCCGCCGGAATTCCGGACTCTCCTTCAGCGGGGTGATGTCTGCCAGTAGTTTCGCCACCGTCCAACCCTAACCACGCCGGGTGGTGCCCTCCCGCACCGCCACCCTGCTTGGTAGGCTCACCCCGGGAAGGAAGTGACTTGCCATGTCGCGACGTTTGTTATACCGATCCACCGTGTGGGAGATCGCCCGGCCGCGTCATCCTTTGACATCGGGCCATGTCCTGATCCGGCTTTCGGATCCGGCCACGGAATTCGCTCTTCCTTCCGCCTCTGACTGGCTGCTCTGCTACCGCTTGGCCCGGGCAGCATTGCAGGAAGCCCTGGACATCACCCTGTGCCCTGTCATGTTCGCCCACCGCTGGCACCCGTTGGGCGGCGCCATTGGTGAACCCGTGGCCGAGTCCTCCACGCCCACCTTCCATCTCTTTGGACGCTGGAGCGGGGAAACCACGACGCCGGGACACCAGTTGTCGCTGCCGGCCCACCGCCGCGCCGGGGAAGACCTCGAGCAGCTGGAGGCCATCGACGCGGCCATGCGGCTGTCACTGGGACGTGGCGCCGCAGAGGTGACCGCGCCGCCCGTGGAGGGTGCCGCCGTCGTGCATGAACCTGGGCTTGAAGACCTGGTACAAACAACGCCTGCCGGACCGAACCATTCAGTGATTCGTCCGGCCAGGACCGTGGATTCCATCGGGGAGATAACCCCCGGCGAACTTCTTGCCATGGGGGTGGCGCTGGGTGCCCTGCCCCAGGCCGGCGGACCCAGTGGTTTGAGCTGCGTCGCCCTGGAGCCTTCAGGACCAAGGACCGCGGTGCGCCTCCATGTGCTGGGCAGATCGGCTGCCGAGGAGGTCAATCCCATGGAGTCTTTGATTCGTTCACCGGAAGTTAGTCTCGCCTTATTGTGAACTCATCAAAATAAGTGTTTCAATGAATGCATGACAGATCACACCGTTGGGCAAGCAGAATGGGCAGCCGACCTGCACGCCCACGGACGGCGTGTGACAAAACAGCGGCTGGCAGTTCTTGCCGCTGTGCACCATAATCCGCATGCCCCGGCTGACCGCATCCTTGCTGAAGCCCGCACGGAACTGCCTGAACTGACGGCACAATCCGTCTACGTGGTGCTGAGCGACCTCACGGATCTTCAGATGCTCAACCGGTTCGAGCCCCCGCACTCCCCCGCCCTTTATGAAACCCGGGTGGGTGACAACCACCATCACGCAGTGTGTATCAGCTGCGGCAAGGTGGAGGACGTGGATTGCGCAGTGGGCCACGCACCGTGCTTGACGCCGCATTGGGATGAAAATTCCAAGCCCATGACCATACAGATCGCAGATGTCCTGTACCAAGGCATCTGCCAGGACTGCCAGTCCGCACAACAGCTCCCCGCATCTTCCGTCAACCAGAAATAGAAAAAGGAGAACAATGACTGCCATTTCAACAACCCAGTCAGGTGCCCCCGTTACCTCCGACGCGCACTCCAAGTCCGTCGGCGCCGACGGTGCCATCATCCTCACCGATCACTACCTGATCGAGAAGCTGGCACAGTTCAACCGCGAGCGGGTTCCGGAGCGTGTTGTGCATGCCAAGGGCGGCGGCGCATTCGGAACGTTCAAGACCACTGGCGATGTTTCCGCCTACACCAAGGCCGCATTCCTGCAGTCGGGCGCCGAGACGGAAATGCTGATCCGTTTCTCCTCCGTTGCCGGCGAGAACGGTTCTCCTGACACCTGGCGCGATCCCCGCGGTTTCGCCGTGAAGTTCTACACCTCCGAGGGCAACTACGACCTCGTTGGCAACAACACCCCCGTCTTCTTCATCCGCGACGGCATCAAGTTCCCCGACTTCATCCACTCCCAGAAGCGCCTCCCGGGCAGCCACCTGCGTGACGCTGACATGCAGTGGGATTTCTGGACCCTCTCCCCCGAGTCCGCACACCAGGTCACCTGGCTCATGGGCGACCGCGGCCTCCCCGCCTCCTGGCGTGAAATGCAGGGCTACGGCTCGCACACCTACCAGTGGATCAACGAGGCCGGCGAGCGTTTCTGGGTCAAGTACCACTTCAAGTCCAACCAGGGCGTCAACTCCATGACAAGCGACCAGGCTGAGCAGCTGGCCGGCTCGGATGCCGACTTCTACATCCGCGACCTCCAGGAGAACATCGCCAACGGCAACTTCCCCTCCTGGGAACTGCACGTCCAGGTCATGCCGTACGAGGACGCCAAGACGTACCGCTTCAACCCGTTCGACCTCACCAAGGTGTGGCCGCACTCCGACTACCCGCTGATCCACGTGGGCACCATGGAGCTGAACAAGAACCCGGAGAACTACTTCGCGCAGATCGAGCAGGCCACGTTTGCGCCGTCGAACTTCGTGCCGGGCATTGCCGCTTCCCCGGACAAGATG includes:
- a CDS encoding Fur family transcriptional regulator; protein product: MTDHTVGQAEWAADLHAHGRRVTKQRLAVLAAVHHNPHAPADRILAEARTELPELTAQSVYVVLSDLTDLQMLNRFEPPHSPALYETRVGDNHHHAVCISCGKVEDVDCAVGHAPCLTPHWDENSKPMTIQIADVLYQGICQDCQSAQQLPASSVNQK
- the htpX gene encoding zinc metalloprotease HtpX, which codes for MHRHNNGLKTAALFGVLWAVLLGLGAIIAAGTRSAAPLWIMALIGVGTTAYGYWNSDKIAIRSMAAYPVTEAQAPQLYQIVRELSVRANKPMPRIYLSPTMTPNAFATGRNPKNAAVCCTEGILHLLDARELRGVLGHELMHVYNRDILTSSVAAAVAGVITSVGQMLLFFGGGDRRNANPLATIAMALLAPFAASLIQMAISRTREYDADEDGAELTGDPLALASALRKIESGVSQLPLPQDQRLVNASHLMIANPFRGGGMRRMFSTHPPMKDRISRLEQMAGRPLS
- a CDS encoding MFS transporter, which gives rise to MAKLLADITPLKESPEFRRLWLGASVAAVGTQLTLVAVSLEVYRLTEESFYVGLLGIFALVPLVIAGLYGGSVSDAYDRRKVAITASLVLWATTGALALQAWLGLGNIWILYALVAIQSGAQGINGPARSAIIPLLVRKELLPAANALSMLTFGLSMTAGPLLAGVLVATIGFGWTYTIDVISFTFALWGLFRLPPLPPSKDAVRPGLRSVVEGFRFLGTRPNVRMTFIIDLIAMICAQPRALMPAIGAVMIGGGETTVGVLLAATAVGAFLAGLFSGPLGRVRKQGSAVVWSVVGWGASIAGFGVVVLLAGDSGRDGVTAWLLPAAICCALAGIADSVSGVFRTTILQSATPDHLRGRLQGVFIVVVAGGPRVGDMLAGGVTQFLSEGGVLLAGGILCMVLAWLASRLQPGFVTYDAKHPVP
- a CDS encoding catalase, which produces MTAISTTQSGAPVTSDAHSKSVGADGAIILTDHYLIEKLAQFNRERVPERVVHAKGGGAFGTFKTTGDVSAYTKAAFLQSGAETEMLIRFSSVAGENGSPDTWRDPRGFAVKFYTSEGNYDLVGNNTPVFFIRDGIKFPDFIHSQKRLPGSHLRDADMQWDFWTLSPESAHQVTWLMGDRGLPASWREMQGYGSHTYQWINEAGERFWVKYHFKSNQGVNSMTSDQAEQLAGSDADFYIRDLQENIANGNFPSWELHVQVMPYEDAKTYRFNPFDLTKVWPHSDYPLIHVGTMELNKNPENYFAQIEQATFAPSNFVPGIAASPDKMLQARIFSYADAHRYRVGTNHAQIPVNQPKNAVNNYSQDGQGRYLFNSPSTPVYAPNSLGGPAAVEPASPAGGWENDGELTLSAHTLHAEDGDFGQAGTLYREVYDEAAKARFLDTITGAVGGVKSADIKERAIQYWTNVDAELGAKLRANLGAGQTESDAEAANKV